A genomic region of Trifolium pratense cultivar HEN17-A07 linkage group LG3, ARS_RC_1.1, whole genome shotgun sequence contains the following coding sequences:
- the LOC123913343 gene encoding protein DETOXIFICATION 46, chloroplastic-like, with amino-acid sequence MAHKLSLHLNHHTLHTSLFRNRYLISHSNRHLPLHFLAPSHLNNTIIHSTNQHITSSRHHRFDPLTARVVQNYEFIDGSEEIHQISETSEEEKEVTELIEQSIWIQMKEIVLFTGPAIGLWLCGPLMSLIDTAVVGQGSSIELAALGPATVFCDYLGYLFMFLSIATSNMVATALAKQDREEVQHHISVLLFIGLTCGLAMLVFTRLFGATTLAAFTGPENVHLVPAANTYVQIRGLAWPSLLVGLVAQSASLGMKDSWGPLKALAAASIINGIGDIILCSYLGYGIAGAAWATLASQVVAAYMMSQTLNEKGYNAFSFSIPSGKEFLAIFSLSAPVFLSLLLKMAFYALLVYFATSMGTHKTAAHQVMVQIFTICTVCGEPLSQTAQSFMPELMYGINRSLEKARSLLRSLLTIGAILGLLFGIVGTFVPLLFPYMFTPDHMVIQEMHKILIPYFLALVVTPATIGLEGTLLAGRDLRFISLSTSGCFCLNALVLLILCSRYSLQGCWFALVGFQWARFSMALLRLLSPNGILYSEDIRQNELQQLKTA; translated from the exons ATGGCGCACAAACTCTCACTACATTTAAATCATCACACTCTTCACACTTCTCTCTTCCGTAACCGCTACCTCATTTCACATTCAAATCGTCACTTACCTTTACATTTCCTCGCACCATCCcatctcaacaacaccattatCCATTCAACAAACCAACACATTACATCGTCGAGACACCATCGATTTGATCCCCTAACAGCTCGGGTAGTTCAAAATTACGAATTCATAGATGGATCCGAAGAGATACACCAAATCAGCGAGACttctgaagaagaaaaagaagtgacGGAATTGATTGAGCAGAGTATATGGATTCAGATGAAGGAAATTGTTTTGTTTACTGGACCTGCAATTGGACTTTGGTTATGTGGACCGTTGATGAGTCTAATCGATACTGCGGTTGTTGGTCAAGGAAGTTCAATAGAGCTAGCTGCTTTAG GTCCTGCTACTGTTTTCTGTGATTATTTGGGATACTTGTTTATGTTTTTGTCGATTGCTACTTCAAATATGGTTGCTACTGCACTTGCTAAACAG GATAGGGAGGAAGTGCAGCATCACATATCTGTCTTGCTTTTTATTGGGTTAACATGTGGCTTGGCGATGCTTGTGTTCACAAGGTTATTTGGCGCAACAACGCTCGCAG CTTTTACTGGACCGGAGAATGTACATTTAGTACCTGCAGCTAATACTTATGTCcag ATTCGAGGATTGGCATGGCCTTCTTTACTTGTTGGATTGGTTGCTCAGAGTGCAAG CCTTGGTATGAAAGATTCTTGGGGACCCTTGAAGGCATTGGCTGCTGCCAGTATTATAAATGGAATTGGCGATATAATTCTGTGCAGCTATTTAGGCTATGGGATTGCTGGGGCTGCATGGGCTACATTAGCGTCGCAG GTTGTTGCTGCGTACATGATGAGCCAAACTCTAAACGAGAAGGGATACAATGCATTTTCCTTCTCCATTCCTTCGGGGAAGGAGTTTCTGGCAATATTTAGTCTTTCGGCTCCCGTATTTCTTTCATTGTTGTTAAAG ATGGCTTTCTACGCTCTACTTGTATATTTTGCTACATCAATGGGTACACATAAAACGGCTGCTCATCAA GTTATGGTTCAGATCTTCACGATATGCACCGTATGTGGTGAACCTCTCTCCCAAACTGCTCAATCATTTATGCCTGAGTTGATGTATGGAATAAATCGGAGTTTGGAAAAG GCTCGGTCGCTTCTAAGGTCTCTTTTAACTATTGGAGCTATTCTTGGTTTGCTTTTTGGGATAGTTGGAACATTTGTCCCCTTGTTATTCCCCTACATGTTTACACCTGATCATATGGTCATCCAGGAG ATGCACAAGATCCTGATTCCATACTTTTTAGCGCTAGTGGTGACGCCTGCAACTATTGGCCTGGAGGGAACATTGCTG GCTGGACGGGATCTAAgatttataagtttgtcaacAAGTGGATGTTTTTGTTTAAATGCTCTAGTATTATTG ATCTTGTGTAGTAGATATAGTTTGCAAGGATGTTGGTTTGCCCTTGTTGGATTTCAATGG GCTCGATTTTCAATGGCCCTTCTGCGTCTTCTATCTCCCAATGGCATTTTATACTCGGAAGATATACGCCAGAATGAGCTGCAACAGTTGAAGACTGCATAG